One genomic window of Salvia miltiorrhiza cultivar Shanhuang (shh) chromosome 4, IMPLAD_Smil_shh, whole genome shotgun sequence includes the following:
- the LOC131021045 gene encoding uncharacterized protein LOC131021045, whose amino-acid sequence MKEREIVINIENCEENMKQEDVLDGNECSFKVAMPMSVDSEKPVRNGKDGKSRKERRSTMSAKKPPRPPRGLSLDAADQKLIKEISDLLMIKRARIERLKALKKTRAAAKGMSSSPSSAGSFIAMLFTLVFCILIIFQGCHPWGNFTRNASDVGNSISPMSNEETRNLSVHMLSSNLLVPASNNIGEGGRAIR is encoded by the exons ATGAAGGAAAGGGAAATTGTGATAAATATTGAGAATTGTGAGGAAAATATGAAGCAAGAAGATGTTTTAGATGGGAATGAGTGTTCCTTTAAGGTGGCTATGCCTATGAGTGTGGATAGTGAAAAACCAGTAAGAAATGGTAAGGATGGGAAGAGTAGGAAGGAGAGAAGGTCTACTATGAGTGCTAAGAAGCCTCCCCGGCCTCCTCGAGGTTTGTCGTTGGATGCTGCTGATCAGAAGCTCATCAAGGAGATCTCCGACCTTCTTATGATCAAACGCGCTAGGATTGAACGCCTCAAGGCCTTGAAGAAGACCAGAGCTGCAGCGAAAGGGATGTCTTCATCGCCTTCCTCTGCTGGCAGCTTCATAGCTATGCTCTTCACACTTGTGTTTTGCATCCTCATCATTTTTCAGG GTTGCCACCCTTGGGGGAATTTTACGAGGAACGCCTCAGACGTAGGCAACTCTATTTCACCAATGTCGAATGAGGAAACGAGGAATTTATCCGTGCATATGTTGTCTTCAAA TCTACTGGTTCCAGCCTCGAATAATATTGGTGAAGGTGGAAGAGCCATCCGTTGA
- the LOC131021046 gene encoding cell wall / vacuolar inhibitor of fructosidase 1-like, which translates to MKMGSISLVVAVATVTMLLQNEVVSAARKDQQLIETTCKNTPDYHLCIAVITADPSCRAAPLQDLALIVVAEIKKKTVEIIKEIEHLKKSGPKEMQPALKKCRSYYNAVQVGDIPVAEQATWGNPKFAETAMADAKIEAEMCEDAFLKVPNPSPFTKQNKYIADVAAVARGIIRNLL; encoded by the coding sequence atgaaaatgggaTCAATATCATTGGTGGTGGCCGTCGCGACGGTGACGATGCTGCTCCAAAACGAGGTCGTTTCGGCGGCGCGGAAGGACCAGCAGCTGATCGAAACGACATGCAAGAACACACCAGACTACCACCTCTGCATCGCGGTGATCACCGCCGACCCGAGCTGCAGGGCGGCGCCGCTGCAGGACCTGGCCCTGATCGTGGTGGCGGAGATCAAGAAGAAGACGGTGGAGATCATAAAAGAGATCGAGCACCTGAAGAAGAGCGGGCCCAAGGAGATGCAGCCGGCGCTGAAGAAGTGCCGGAGCTACTACAACGCCGTGCAGGTCGGGGATATTCCGGTGGCGGAGCAGGCCACGTGGGGGAACCCCAAATTCGCCGAGACCGCCATGGCCGACGCCAAGATCGAGGCCGAGATGTGCGAGGACGCTTTTCTTAAAGTGCCCAATCCCTCGCCCTTCACTAAACAGAATAAATATATCGCCGACGTCGCCGCCGTCGCTAGAGGGATTATCAGGAATTTGCTTTGA
- the LOC131021048 gene encoding uncharacterized protein LOC131021048 produces MAVFEEEKVFEEEVDGEDDGDEDDEEGEEENDDEDEEEEVLNSGAGRSAATPVDVDDEDEDGEGEDDEGDDDDDDDDDDDDDDDEDEEEEVEGEEEGDLGTEYLVRPVGRAEDEEDASDFEPQENGEEDFDEEEDDEDDGGKVEAPPKRKRSGKDDPDDSDGGEDDERPPSKR; encoded by the exons ATGGCGGTTTTCGAAGAGGAGAAAGTGTTCGAGGAGGAAGTCGACGGAGAGGACGACGGCGACGAGGACGATGAAGAGGGGGAGGAGGAGAACGACgacgaggatgaggaggaggaagtGTTGAACAGCGGCGCAGGCAGGTCGGCGGCGACGCCTGTTGACGTAGACGATGAGGATGAAGACGGAGAGGGCGAAGACGATGAAGgtgacgacgacgacgacgacgatgatgacgacgacgacgacgatgacGAGGATGAAGAGGAAGAAGTCGAAGGAGAGGAAGag GGTGATCTTGGCACCGAATATCTAGTGAGACCAGTTGGTCGTGCTGAGGATGAGGAAGATGCGAGCGACTTTGAGCCACAAGAGAACGGGGAGGAAGATTTTGACGAGGAAGAAGACGATGAGGATGATGGGGGAAAAGTCGAGGCGCCGcccaagagaaaacgttcaggCAAGGATGATCCCGATGATAGCGATGGTGGAGAGGATGACGAGAGGCCACCATCCAAGCGGTAG
- the LOC131021047 gene encoding desiccation-related protein PCC13-62-like: protein MQCNNTLHEHVMAFSIPTAALLSLFLLAGAGAAGIPGSDVDLLEFPLNLEYLEAEFFSWGAFGRGLDAFEPNLTKGGPPPLGVKKANLTPLIEDIIAQFAFQEFGHLRAIQQTVSGFPRPLLNLSAASFATVMNSAVGKALVPPFDPYASDINYLLASYVIPYVGLTGYVGANPKLISPISKRLVAGLLGVESGQDAVIRALLYQRAMTKVHPYGYTVAELTDKISALRNKLGDAGIKDEGLIVEPSAGAEGRIAGNVLAGDENSLAYDRTPEQILRIVYASGKETQPGGFYPKGASGNIARSYLRRKA from the exons ATGCAATGCAACAACACACTGCATGAACACGTCATGGCATTCTCAATTCCAACCGCCGCATTACTCAGCCTCTTCCTcctcgccggcgccggcgccgccgGCATCCCGGGCTCCGACGTCGATCTTCTGGAGTTCCCGCTGAATCTCGAGTACTTGGAGGCCGAGTTCTTCTCGTGGGGCGCTTTCGGCCGCGGCCTCGACGCCTTCGAACCCAACCTCACCAAGGGCGGCCCGCCGCCCTTGGGGGTTAAGAAGGCCAATCTCACCCCTCTCATCGAAGATATCATCGCCCAGTTTGCTTTCCAAGAATTCGGACACCTCAG GGCCATCCAACAGACGGTCTCGGGATTCCCGAGGCCGCTTCTAAACCTAAGCGCCGCATCATTCGCAACAGTGATGAACAGCGCCGTGGGGAAAGCTCTGGTGCCCCCATTCGATCCCTACGCCTCCGACATCAACTATCTTCTTGCATCATATGTCATCCCCTACGTTGGACTCACCGGCTACGTCGGCGCAAATCCCAAACTCATTAGCCCCATATCCAAAAGG CTGGTGGCGGGGCTTCTCGGAGTGGAGTCGGGCCAAGACGCCGTGATCCGAGCATTGCTCTACCAACGAGCAATGACCAAAGTGCACCCATACGGTTACACAGTTGCGGAGCTTACCGACAAGATTTCAGCCCTCCGAAACAAGCTCGGGGATGCAGGTATCAAAGATGAAGGCTTGATCGTCGAACCTTCAGCCGGAGCCGAGGGGAGAATCGCCGGCAATGTGCTGGCCGGCGACGAAAACTCCTTGGCTTATGACAGAACACCTGAACAGATACTAAGAATCGTGTACGCAAGTGGGAAGGAGACGCAACCCGGTGGGTTCTACCCCAAGGGTGCTTCTGGTAACATAGCTAGATCATACTTGCGCCGCAAAGCTTAG